A window from Mytilus galloprovincialis chromosome 8, xbMytGall1.hap1.1, whole genome shotgun sequence encodes these proteins:
- the LOC143084929 gene encoding uncharacterized protein LOC143084929: protein MTENGTNDFSKKELVKVVSSGIGEPTPGSGLGVIDREAKSFHFYEKEKKESEKNCVKEKENNKLMVGWDNLTSQNGSVPVARPRLIFVRGKYDEFETPIRMNTEGIQSSENTMNTSDDSHNERKHQDIERHTKTLKEEEDESFTVDHTHITLKNASNNTIRNPDKHNGSGHKEKSIKQKADNTRSSICFDEKNISVNIEGKHNKLCRRKKCGSAKANIDGKHCRLGQNVKHESLKQDSDDKQSLRGPGEKCDFLENDDRKKQKNPDKKWKQTKRKSNRKMKPLSDKIKEEPNIDPFKLESVFTDKPNNLYVGLGMQLSPRIRLSPLPIKPKVNLNNHKGKSRERKPPEGQCSEKKGNGVINVRSTEEQIGQSRDNLRLRKLFKKRNSGSEEKIESVNGIKERKPKVYSSRTPECSTSCEDSHDTVLNYFKEIVITDVSQLVPIHVDSITKEPDTSVQNSETQGQDIAETKVDEPANKARSKFKVGNFLNYIDGKLSKFSKLLKN, encoded by the exons ATGACAGAGAAT GGAACCAATGACTTTTCAAAGAAGGAATTGGTAAAA GTTGTATCGTCGGGTATAGGAGAACCTACTCCGGGATCTGGCTTGGGAGTCATCGATAGGGAGGCAAAATCATTTCATTTCTATGAGAAAGAAAAGAAAGAG TCAGAGAAAAATTGTGTCAAAGAAAAAGAGAACAATAAATTAATGGTTGGATGGGACAATCTGACTTCACAGAACGGTTCAGTTCCAGTTGCTCGTCCAAGGTTAATTTTTGTTAGGGGTAAATATGATGAATTTGAAACACCGATTAGGATGAATACAGAAGGAATACAATCATCTGAAAATACAATGAATACGTCAGATGATAGCCATAATGAAAGAAAACACCAAGATATTGAAAGACACACAAAAACTCTAAAAGAGGAAGAAGATGAAAGTTTTACTGTTGACCATACACATATTACCCTTAAAAATGCATCTAATAATACGATAAGGAATCCAGATAAACATAATGGAAGTGGTCATAAAGAGAAATCTATAAAGCAGAAGGCGGACAACACTCGTAGTAGCATTTGTTTTGATGAGAAAAACATTTCTGTGAATATTGAAGGCAAACACAATAAGCTTTGTCGAAGAAAGAAATGCGGGTCTGCAAAGGCGAAcattgatggcaaacattgtaGACTTGGTCAAAATGTTAAACACGAGTCTTTAAAGCAAGACTCTGATGACAAACAAAGTCTCCGTGGTCCTGGAGAGAAATGTGATTTTCTTGAAAATGATGACcgaaagaaacaaaaaaatcccgataaaaaatggaaacaaaccaAACGAAAAAGTAACCGAAAAATGAAGCCATTGtcagataaaataaaagaagaaccAAACATTGATCCCTTCAAATTAGAATCTGTATTTACAGATAAACCAAACAATCTGTATGTTGGCTTAGGTATGCAACTGTCACCACGTATAAGACTTTCTCCACTGCCAATTAAACCGAAGGTCAATTTGAATAACCACAAGGGGAAGAGCCGTGAGAGGAAACCACCCGAAGGACAATGTAGTGAAAAGAAAGGGAATGGCGTTATCAATGTACGATCAACTGAGGAACAAATAGGCCAATCCAGAGACAATTTGCGGCTACGAAAGTTATTCAAAAAACGCAACAGCGGTTCTGAAGAAAAAATTGAAAGTGTCAATGGCATTAAGGAAAGAAAGCCAAAGGTGTATTCCAGCAGAACACCTGAATGTTCAACATCATGTGAAGACTCACACGACACCGTTTTAAACTACTTCAAAGAAATCGTTATAACCGATGTCAGTCAACTGGTACCAATTCATGTAGATTCCATCACTAAAGAACCAGATACCAGCGTTCAAAACTCAGAAACTCAG GGTCAAGATATTGCAGAAACAAAAGTAGACGAACCTGCAAATAAAGCGAGGTCAAAATTCAAAGTTGGAAATTTCTTGAATTACATTGATGGAAAATTATCCAAGTTTAGCAAACTGTTGAAGAATTGA